The DNA segment CTTTGTTTGCTTTTTTTACAGGGTGTTCAAACGCTTCTGCAATCACTTCTTTTTGTAGTTCAATTTGTTGGGCAAGGAAGCCGGCTTCGAGTTGGAAGAAGTGTTCTGCTTTTGATTTTACACGAGAAACAATGAGTGGGCTTACTAGTTCGAATTCGATTTCATTTTTCGTCTCTTTTATTATTTCAAGCTGTCCCCAAGAAGCATTAGTAAAAAATTCAACTAATGTTTCGTGGTCAGGTAATGGGAACTTTCGTGCAAGACGTTTTCCTGCCCAGTATAAGATTTCAGGAGTGTCTTTGCCTAGGATTTCTGGCAAAAGGTATTCCCTAATGATTTCATACCCAAACATTGAAATGGTTCTTGGTTCTGGCTCTTCATTATCAAAATGTTGATTAACGGCTGTACTTTCTTTCACAAGCTTCCCCTCTTTCTATCATTCTATTATATACAATTTGATTTATTTTTCAGTACTGAATTGCTGAAAATGTGAATAAATCCTTTTGTGAATGATATATTATTTTGGAATATCTTATCTTATTTATCATCATAATTATCTTATCCGTTTAAGGGGAAATACCAACCGTAAGATGTTGGTAATTAAATGTAATAATATGGGTTGTGTGGGTGGCTGAAGCAGCTTTTTTTCTAGAAAAGGTACTATCCTATTATAATATCAATATATTTTAAAAATTTTATTTTTTGATAAAGTTTGTGTATCCGTTTTCTTGACGCTCTATGTCGATGGGAGTAAAATGGACATGTCACATTATTGTCACAGTAGTATTGGGTTAAGTTTCTTTAAGGGGTACATAGAAGAAAGAGCTTAACATCATTTTTTAAAAATTAAGGGGGGTAAATGTATGGCGGGGAATCGAGAGTTTGCTAATCGCAGATTACATTCGCTGCTAGGGGTCATTCCGATTGGAGTGTTTCTTACACAGCATCTTGTAGTCAACCATTTTATCACTGGAGGTCCAGAGTCTTTCAACAAGGCTGCAGGCTTTATGGGAAGTCTACCATTCCGCATTGTCTTAGAAACTGTAATTATTTATTTACCATTGCTTTTTCATGCAATCTATGGACTTTATATTGCTTTTACCGCTAAAAGTAATGTAAAAAGATTTGGTTTCTTTAGGAACTGGATGTTCATGCTTCAACGTGTATCAGGCGTAATCACGCTCATCTTTATTACGTGGCACGTTTGGCAAACACGTGTAGCAGCGGCGTTTGGTGCGGAAGTATCCTATGATATGATGCATAATATTCTTTCATCACCATTTATGTTTGTTTTCTATTTAGTGGGAATCCTTTCGGCTATTTTCCACTTTGCAAACGGACTTTGGTCCTTCTTTGTTAGTTGGGGGATCACAGTATCACCTCGCTCACAAGTTATTTCTACATACGTGACCGTTGGTGTTTTTATTGTTCTTTCTTTTATTGGAATTCAAACACTTATCGCATTTGTTCAATAATCATTTTAAGGTCGGAAAATATAGTATTTTTTGGATTAAGGGAGTGAGTCACGAATGAGTAAAGGTAAAGTGATCGTAGTCGGCGGCGGCTTAGCTGGCTTAATGGCTACCATCAAGGCTGCAGAATCAGGAACTCCGGTAGAGCTTTTTTCTCTTGTTCCGGTTAAACGTTCTCACTCTGTTTGTGCCCAAGGCGGTATTAATGGAGCAGTAAACACAAAAGGTGAAGGGGATTCCCCGTGGATTCACTTTGACGATACGATTTATGGCGGAGACTTTTTAGCGAATCAGCCGCCAGTTAAAGCCATGTGTGATGCAGCACCTGGTATTATCAATTTATTTGACCGGATGGGTGTTATGTTTAACCGTACACCAGAGGGTCTTTTAGACTTCCGCCGTTTTGGAGGAACACAACATCACCGTACAGCTTTTGCTGGTGCGACAACTGGTCAGCAATTGTTATATGCATTAGATGAGCAAGTTCGCCGCCACGAAGTGGACGGATTAGTTACAAAATATGAAGGCTGGGAATTCCTTGGTGCGGTCGTTGACGATGAAGGCGTTTGCCGTGGGATTGTTGCTCAGGACTTAAAAACAATGGAAATTAAATCATTTGCCGCGGATGCAGTCATTATGGCAACCGGTGGACCTGGTATTATTTTCGGTAAGTCAACAAACTCTGTAATAAATACAGGCTCCGCTGCTTCTATTGTTTATCAACAGGGTGCATCTTATGCAAACGGAGAAATGATTCAAATTCATCCAACTGCTATTCCTGGTGATGATAAGCTTCGTTTAATGAGTGAGTCCGCTCGTGGTGAAGGTGGTCGTATTTGGACGTACAAAGACGGAAAACCTTGGTATTTCCTAGAAGAAAAATATCCGGCTTATGGAAACCTTGTTCCACGTGATATTGCGACACGTGAAATCTTTGATGTTTGCGTTAGCCAGAAACTTGGAATTAACGGCGAAAACATGGTTTTCCTTGACTTATCTCATAAGGATCCACATGAGTTAGACGTAAAACTGGGCGGAATCATTGAAATTTATGAAAAGTTCATGGGAGATAATCCACGTAAAGTCCCAATGAAGATTTTCCCAGCTGTTCACTACTCAATGGGTGGACTATGGGTTGATTATGATCAAATGACAAGTATCCCAGGTCTTTTTGCAGCTGGTGAGTGTGATTATTCACAACACGGTGCCAATCGATTAGGTGCAAACTCCTTGCTTTCAGCTGTATACGGAGGAATGGTTGCAGGACCAAATGCAGTTAAATATATCAGCGGCCTTGAGAAGAGTTCTGATGCTGTATCTTCTACTGTTTTTGACCGTCATGTAATGGAACAGGAAGAAAAATGGAATTCAATCATGTCATTGAACGGTACAGAAAATGCCTACATCATTCACAAGGAACTTGGTGAATGGATGACAGATAACGTAACTGTTGTTCGTTACAATGACAAGCTGTTAAAGACAGATCAAAAGATTCAAGAGCTATTAGAGCGCTATCAAAATATTAATATCAATGATACATCGAAATGGAGCAACCAAGGAGCTGCGTTCACTAGACAGTTACAAAATATGCTTCAATTAGCACGTGTTATTACAATCGGAGCGTATAACCGAAATGAGAGCCGTGGTGCTCACTATAAACCAGAATTCCCTGAGCGTAACGATGAAGAGTTTATGAAAACAACAATGGCGAAATTTGTGGATGCTAAATCAGCTCCAGCATTCCATTATGAAGAGATTGACGTATCTTTAATTAAGCCACGGAAACGAGATTACACAACAAAGCATTAATAGAAAGGGGAGTGGATAATAATGTCTGAAAATAAAACAGTTAAGTTTCTAGTTATGCGTCAGGATACCCCGGATGCTACTCCTTACGAGGAGGAATTTGAGGTTCCATATCGTCCAAATATGAACGTCATTTCCGCTTTGATGGAAATTCGTAAGAATCCTGTGAACGCAAAGGGACAAGCCTCTACCCCAATCACTTGGGAAATGAACTGTCTCGAAGAAGTCTGTGGTGCTTGTTCAATGGTTATTAACGGTAAGCCTCGTCAATCCTGTTCGGCATTGATTGATCAATTAGAGCAACCTATCCGTTTAGAGCCAATGAGAACATTCCCAGTTGTGAGGGACCTTGCGGTAGACCGAAGCAGAATGTTTGATGCTTTAAAGAAAGTAAAAGCATGGATTCCTATTGATGGAACATACGATTTAGGACCAGGACCTCGTATGCCGGAGAAAAAGCGTCAGTGGGCATATGAGCTTTCAAAGTGTATGACATGTGGTGTCTGCCTAGAAGCATGTCCAAATGTGAACAGTAAATCTGACTTTATCGGGCCGCAGCCGCTTTCTCAGGTTCGCCTATTTAACGCACATCCTACAGGGGAAATGAATAAGGCTGAGCGTTTAGAAGCGATCATGGGTGAGGGTGGTCTTGCCAACTGTGGTAACTCACAAAACTGTGTTCAATCTTGTCCAAAAGGTATTCCGTTGACTACCTCCATTGCTGCATTGAACCGTGACACCACTTTCCAATCGTTTAGAAACTTCTTCGGAAGTGACCATAGTTAATAAGTTCAAGGTCTCTAGTGCCTATGATTTCAATCTTAAAACCTTCTTTTCTAGTATGAAAAGGAGGTTTTTTCGTACTATAGGAAAGTATAAATTTTTTGACTTCGAGAATGGTCCAGCTCCAGCGCCTAGCCCCTCGGGTCAAATAACCTTCGGCAATAAAAGTCAAAGGGCGGACTTTTCTTGCCGAAGAACATTTGCCTGTCGGGGCTGATCAAGGCGCTTGCGCTTTTCTTATTTTAAATGCGGACGAATACTTTGTTATACTATACATATCATTACCATTAAAAATAGGGAGGGGATTTATTGAAATCAAAACTTCCACTACTCATTATATTAATAGGTGTTATTGTATTAGGAATCGGCATTTGGCAGCTAATTGATGGTAAGCTCCAAACAAATGATTCACTGCAGAAAGCAAAAGAATTAGTTTCAAGGCAGACAGTGAATACACATGAAGGGAAGAAAAACGATAGCCCACCTCCTCAAACGGGAGATACGGTCGGACTATTAACGATTCCCAAAATTAAAGCTGAACTAGCTATTATTGAAGGAACAGACCCGGATGACCTTGAGAAGGGAGTCGGACATTACAAAGGCTCTTTTTACCCTGGTGACGCAGGGCAGATTGTTTTATCAGGGCATAGGGATACGGTATTTCGGCGATTAGGGGAGCTGAAAATTGGTGATTCACTAAAGATGCAAATGCCCTATGGAAATTTCACCTATGAAATTACCCACACTAAAGTTGTTCAATCAAATGATACAAGTATTATCACCTTACAAAAGCAGAAAGAAGAACTAATTTTAACCACCTGCTATCCATTTCGTTATATAGGAAATGCGCCAAAACGATATATCATTTATGCGAAGCTTACAGGTTCCTAATTGTTAGGGCCTTTTTTTTATTTTCTCATAAGAAAAAAAGTCACTACATTTGTATCGTTCACATAAGATATGGTGACTAAATATATACCCACCCCGTGTTCATAACTGGCGAGGCAAGGAGGGTTACATTACTTGAAGGAGAATGATTATAATCACAAGCCGTTACTCACCAAACGTGAAAGAGAAGTATTCGAATTACTAGTACAAGACAAAA comes from the Neobacillus sp. PS2-9 genome and includes:
- the sdhB gene encoding succinate dehydrogenase iron-sulfur subunit, translated to MSENKTVKFLVMRQDTPDATPYEEEFEVPYRPNMNVISALMEIRKNPVNAKGQASTPITWEMNCLEEVCGACSMVINGKPRQSCSALIDQLEQPIRLEPMRTFPVVRDLAVDRSRMFDALKKVKAWIPIDGTYDLGPGPRMPEKKRQWAYELSKCMTCGVCLEACPNVNSKSDFIGPQPLSQVRLFNAHPTGEMNKAERLEAIMGEGGLANCGNSQNCVQSCPKGIPLTTSIAALNRDTTFQSFRNFFGSDHS
- a CDS encoding YslB family protein encodes the protein MKESTAVNQHFDNEEPEPRTISMFGYEIIREYLLPEILGKDTPEILYWAGKRLARKFPLPDHETLVEFFTNASWGQLEIIKETKNEIEFELVSPLIVSRVKSKAEHFFQLEAGFLAQQIELQKEVIAEAFEHPVKKANKVQFTVKWDRKDLI
- the sdhA gene encoding succinate dehydrogenase flavoprotein subunit, whose protein sequence is MSKGKVIVVGGGLAGLMATIKAAESGTPVELFSLVPVKRSHSVCAQGGINGAVNTKGEGDSPWIHFDDTIYGGDFLANQPPVKAMCDAAPGIINLFDRMGVMFNRTPEGLLDFRRFGGTQHHRTAFAGATTGQQLLYALDEQVRRHEVDGLVTKYEGWEFLGAVVDDEGVCRGIVAQDLKTMEIKSFAADAVIMATGGPGIIFGKSTNSVINTGSAASIVYQQGASYANGEMIQIHPTAIPGDDKLRLMSESARGEGGRIWTYKDGKPWYFLEEKYPAYGNLVPRDIATREIFDVCVSQKLGINGENMVFLDLSHKDPHELDVKLGGIIEIYEKFMGDNPRKVPMKIFPAVHYSMGGLWVDYDQMTSIPGLFAAGECDYSQHGANRLGANSLLSAVYGGMVAGPNAVKYISGLEKSSDAVSSTVFDRHVMEQEEKWNSIMSLNGTENAYIIHKELGEWMTDNVTVVRYNDKLLKTDQKIQELLERYQNININDTSKWSNQGAAFTRQLQNMLQLARVITIGAYNRNESRGAHYKPEFPERNDEEFMKTTMAKFVDAKSAPAFHYEEIDVSLIKPRKRDYTTKH
- a CDS encoding succinate dehydrogenase cytochrome b558 subunit, with translation MAGNREFANRRLHSLLGVIPIGVFLTQHLVVNHFITGGPESFNKAAGFMGSLPFRIVLETVIIYLPLLFHAIYGLYIAFTAKSNVKRFGFFRNWMFMLQRVSGVITLIFITWHVWQTRVAAAFGAEVSYDMMHNILSSPFMFVFYLVGILSAIFHFANGLWSFFVSWGITVSPRSQVISTYVTVGVFIVLSFIGIQTLIAFVQ
- a CDS encoding class D sortase is translated as MKSKLPLLIILIGVIVLGIGIWQLIDGKLQTNDSLQKAKELVSRQTVNTHEGKKNDSPPPQTGDTVGLLTIPKIKAELAIIEGTDPDDLEKGVGHYKGSFYPGDAGQIVLSGHRDTVFRRLGELKIGDSLKMQMPYGNFTYEITHTKVVQSNDTSIITLQKQKEELILTTCYPFRYIGNAPKRYIIYAKLTGS